The Bos indicus isolate NIAB-ARS_2022 breed Sahiwal x Tharparkar chromosome X, NIAB-ARS_B.indTharparkar_mat_pri_1.0, whole genome shotgun sequence genome has a window encoding:
- the MAGED1 gene encoding melanoma-associated antigen D1 isoform X2 yields MSEKMDCGAGLLGFQAEASVEDSTLLMQTLMEAIQISEAPPTSQATAAASAPNASPQSSQPPAVSEMADTQASATATKPKTAFKVQNATTKGPNAAYDFSQAFNAKETPNILPTAHFKSQNAPAKGPNAAYDFSQAAPTGELTANKSDMAFKAQNTTTKVVPNAAYNFSQSLNASEMVNPQPKTAFKAWNDTTTAPTADPQTQNVNPAKMATSHTDIEADPSPGICESDGAAAQTSADGSQAQNLESRTIIRGKRTRKINNLNVEESSSGDQRRAPLAPGTWRSAPVPVTTQSPPGAPPNVLWQTPLAWQNPSGWQNQPTRQTPPARQSPPTRQTPPAWQNPVAWQNPVIWPNPVIWQNPVIWPNPIVWPGPVVWPNPLAWQNPPGWQTPPGWQTPPGWQGPPDWQGPPDWPLPPDWPLPPDWPLPADWPLPPDWIPTDWPVPPDWQNLRPSPNLRPSPNSRASQNLGASQPRDVALLQERANKLVKYLMLKDYTKVPIKRSEMLRDIIREYTDVYPEIIERACFVLEKKFGIQLKEIDKEEHLYILISTPESLAGILGTTKDTPKLGLLLVILGVIFMNGNRASEAVLWEALRKMGLRPGVRHPLLGDLRKLLTYEFVKQKYLDYRRVPNSNPPEYEFLWGLRSYHETSKMKVLRFIAEVQKRDPRDWTAQFMEAADEALDALDAAAAEAEARAEARTRMGIGDEAVSGPWSWDDIEFELLTWDEEGDFGDPWSRIPFTFWARYHQNARSRFPQTFAGPIIGPGGTASANFAANFGAIGFFWVE; encoded by the exons ATGTCTGAGAAAATGGACTGTGGTGCGGGCCTCCTCGGCTTCCAG GCTGAGGCCTCCGTAGAAGACAGCACCTTGCTTATGCAGACCCTGATGGAGGCCATCCAGATCTCGGAGGCCCCGCCTACCAGCCAGGCCACAGCAGCTGCCAGTGCACCGAATGCTAGTCCTCAGAGTTCACAGCCCCCAGCAGTCAGTGAGATGGCTGATACGCAGGCTTCAGCAACTGCCACTAAGCCTAAGACAGCCTTTAAGGTCCAGAATGCCACCACAAAAGGTCCAAATGCTGCCTATGATTTCTCCCAGGCATTTAATGCCAAGGAGACTCCCAACATTCTGCCTACAGCACACTTTAAGTCCCAAAATGCCCCCGCAAAGGGCCCAAATGCTGCCTATGATTTTTCCCAGGCAGCCCCTACCGGTGAGTTAACTGCCAACAAGTCAGACATGGCCTTTAAGGCCCAGAATACCACTACTAAAGTGGTCCCAAATGCGGCCTACAATTTCTCTCAGTCTCTCAATGCCAGTGAGATGGTCAACCCTCAGCCCAAGACAGCCTTCAAGGCTTGGAATGACACCACTACGGCCCCAACTGCTGATCCCCAGACCCAGAATGTTAACCCAGCCAAGATGGCCACTTCCCACACTGACATAGAGGCTGACCCAAGCCCAGGTATCTGTGAATCTGATGGTGCAGCTGCACAGACATCAGCGGATGGTTCCCAGGCTCAGAATCTGGAGTCCAGGACTATAATTCGGGGCAAGAGGACCCGTAAG ATTAATAACTTGAACGTGGAAGAGAGTAGCAGTGGGGATCAGAGGCGGGCCCCACTGGCTCCAGGGACCTGGAGGTCTGCACCAGTTCCAGTTACCACTCAGAGCCCACCTGGCGCACCCCCCAATGTGCTCTGGCAGACCCCATTGGCCTGGCAGAATCCATCAGGCTGGCAAAATCAGCCAACCAGGCAGACCCCACCAGCACGTCAGAGCCCCCCAACTAGGCAGACCCCACCAGCCTGGCAAAACCCAGTTGCTTGGCAGAACCCAGTGATCTGGCCAAACCCAGTGATCTGGCAGAACCCCGTGATCTGGCCAAACCCCATTGTCTGGCCTGGTCCGGTTGTCTGGCCAAACCCACTGGCCTGGCAGAATCCACCTGGGTGGCAGACCCCACCTGGATGGCAGACTCCACCAGGCTGGCAAGGTCCTCCAGATTGGCAAGGCCCTCCCGATTGGCCACTACCCCCTGACTGGCCACTGCCACCCGACTGGCCGCTCCCCGCTGACTGGCCGCTCCCACCTGACTGGATCCCCACTGATTGGCCAGTTCCACCAGACTGGCAAAACCTGCGCCCCTCACCGAACCTGCGCCCCTCTCCTAATTCGCGTGCCTCACAGAACCTGGGTGCCTCACAGCCCCGAGATGTGGCCCTTCTTCAGGAAAGA GCTAATAAGCTAGTCAAGTACCTGATGCTTAAAGATTACACAAAGGTGCCCATCAAGCGCTCAG AAATGCTAAGGGATATCATCCGTGAATACACTGATGTGTATCCAGAAATCATTGAACGTGCATGCTTTGTCCTGGAGAAG AAATTTGGAATTCAACTGAAAGAAATTGACAAGGAAGAACACCTGTATATTCTCATCAGCACCCCTGAGTCCCTGGCTGGCATACTGGGAAC gACCAAAGACACACCAAAACTGGGTCTCCTTTTAGTGATTCTGGGTGTCATCTTCATGAATGGCAACCGTGCCAGTGAAG CTGTCCTCTGGGAGGCACTACGCAAGATGGGACTGCGTCCTGG ggTAAGACATCCCCTCCTTGGAGATCTGAGGAAGCTTCTCACTTACGAATTTGTAAAACAAAA GTACCTAGACTACAGACGAGTACCCAACAGCAACCCTCCTGAGTATGAGTTCCTCTGGGGCCTCCGATCCTACCATGAGACTAGCAAGATGAAAGTGCTACGATTCATTGCAGAG GTTCAGAAGAGAGACCCTCGTGACTGGACTGCACAGTTCATGGAGGCCGCAGATGAGGCCTTGGATGCTTTGGATGCTGCTGCAGCCGAGGCTGAGGCACGGGCTGAGGCGAGAACCCGCATGGGGATTGGAGATGAGGCCGTATCTGGGCCCTGGAGCTGGGATGACATTGAGTTTGAGCTGCTGACGTGGGATGAGGAAGGAGATTTTggagatccctggtccagaatcCCATTTACCTTCTGGGCCAGATACCACCAGAATGCTCGCTCCAGATTTCCTCAGACCTTTGCCGGCCCCATTATTGGCCCTGGTGGTACAGCCAGTGCCAACTTTGCTGCCAACTTTGGTGCCATCGGTTTCTTCTGGGTTGAGTGA
- the MAGED1 gene encoding melanoma-associated antigen D1 isoform X1, with the protein MALGFPGGSHGSALARGTRIMSEKMDCGAGLLGFQAEASVEDSTLLMQTLMEAIQISEAPPTSQATAAASAPNASPQSSQPPAVSEMADTQASATATKPKTAFKVQNATTKGPNAAYDFSQAFNAKETPNILPTAHFKSQNAPAKGPNAAYDFSQAAPTGELTANKSDMAFKAQNTTTKVVPNAAYNFSQSLNASEMVNPQPKTAFKAWNDTTTAPTADPQTQNVNPAKMATSHTDIEADPSPGICESDGAAAQTSADGSQAQNLESRTIIRGKRTRKINNLNVEESSSGDQRRAPLAPGTWRSAPVPVTTQSPPGAPPNVLWQTPLAWQNPSGWQNQPTRQTPPARQSPPTRQTPPAWQNPVAWQNPVIWPNPVIWQNPVIWPNPIVWPGPVVWPNPLAWQNPPGWQTPPGWQTPPGWQGPPDWQGPPDWPLPPDWPLPPDWPLPADWPLPPDWIPTDWPVPPDWQNLRPSPNLRPSPNSRASQNLGASQPRDVALLQERANKLVKYLMLKDYTKVPIKRSEMLRDIIREYTDVYPEIIERACFVLEKKFGIQLKEIDKEEHLYILISTPESLAGILGTTKDTPKLGLLLVILGVIFMNGNRASEAVLWEALRKMGLRPGVRHPLLGDLRKLLTYEFVKQKYLDYRRVPNSNPPEYEFLWGLRSYHETSKMKVLRFIAEVQKRDPRDWTAQFMEAADEALDALDAAAAEAEARAEARTRMGIGDEAVSGPWSWDDIEFELLTWDEEGDFGDPWSRIPFTFWARYHQNARSRFPQTFAGPIIGPGGTASANFAANFGAIGFFWVE; encoded by the exons atggctttgggcttccctggtggctcacatg GCTCTGCTCTTGCCAGAGGGACAAGAATCATGTCTGAGAAAATGGACTGTGGTGCGGGCCTCCTCGGCTTCCAG GCTGAGGCCTCCGTAGAAGACAGCACCTTGCTTATGCAGACCCTGATGGAGGCCATCCAGATCTCGGAGGCCCCGCCTACCAGCCAGGCCACAGCAGCTGCCAGTGCACCGAATGCTAGTCCTCAGAGTTCACAGCCCCCAGCAGTCAGTGAGATGGCTGATACGCAGGCTTCAGCAACTGCCACTAAGCCTAAGACAGCCTTTAAGGTCCAGAATGCCACCACAAAAGGTCCAAATGCTGCCTATGATTTCTCCCAGGCATTTAATGCCAAGGAGACTCCCAACATTCTGCCTACAGCACACTTTAAGTCCCAAAATGCCCCCGCAAAGGGCCCAAATGCTGCCTATGATTTTTCCCAGGCAGCCCCTACCGGTGAGTTAACTGCCAACAAGTCAGACATGGCCTTTAAGGCCCAGAATACCACTACTAAAGTGGTCCCAAATGCGGCCTACAATTTCTCTCAGTCTCTCAATGCCAGTGAGATGGTCAACCCTCAGCCCAAGACAGCCTTCAAGGCTTGGAATGACACCACTACGGCCCCAACTGCTGATCCCCAGACCCAGAATGTTAACCCAGCCAAGATGGCCACTTCCCACACTGACATAGAGGCTGACCCAAGCCCAGGTATCTGTGAATCTGATGGTGCAGCTGCACAGACATCAGCGGATGGTTCCCAGGCTCAGAATCTGGAGTCCAGGACTATAATTCGGGGCAAGAGGACCCGTAAG ATTAATAACTTGAACGTGGAAGAGAGTAGCAGTGGGGATCAGAGGCGGGCCCCACTGGCTCCAGGGACCTGGAGGTCTGCACCAGTTCCAGTTACCACTCAGAGCCCACCTGGCGCACCCCCCAATGTGCTCTGGCAGACCCCATTGGCCTGGCAGAATCCATCAGGCTGGCAAAATCAGCCAACCAGGCAGACCCCACCAGCACGTCAGAGCCCCCCAACTAGGCAGACCCCACCAGCCTGGCAAAACCCAGTTGCTTGGCAGAACCCAGTGATCTGGCCAAACCCAGTGATCTGGCAGAACCCCGTGATCTGGCCAAACCCCATTGTCTGGCCTGGTCCGGTTGTCTGGCCAAACCCACTGGCCTGGCAGAATCCACCTGGGTGGCAGACCCCACCTGGATGGCAGACTCCACCAGGCTGGCAAGGTCCTCCAGATTGGCAAGGCCCTCCCGATTGGCCACTACCCCCTGACTGGCCACTGCCACCCGACTGGCCGCTCCCCGCTGACTGGCCGCTCCCACCTGACTGGATCCCCACTGATTGGCCAGTTCCACCAGACTGGCAAAACCTGCGCCCCTCACCGAACCTGCGCCCCTCTCCTAATTCGCGTGCCTCACAGAACCTGGGTGCCTCACAGCCCCGAGATGTGGCCCTTCTTCAGGAAAGA GCTAATAAGCTAGTCAAGTACCTGATGCTTAAAGATTACACAAAGGTGCCCATCAAGCGCTCAG AAATGCTAAGGGATATCATCCGTGAATACACTGATGTGTATCCAGAAATCATTGAACGTGCATGCTTTGTCCTGGAGAAG AAATTTGGAATTCAACTGAAAGAAATTGACAAGGAAGAACACCTGTATATTCTCATCAGCACCCCTGAGTCCCTGGCTGGCATACTGGGAAC gACCAAAGACACACCAAAACTGGGTCTCCTTTTAGTGATTCTGGGTGTCATCTTCATGAATGGCAACCGTGCCAGTGAAG CTGTCCTCTGGGAGGCACTACGCAAGATGGGACTGCGTCCTGG ggTAAGACATCCCCTCCTTGGAGATCTGAGGAAGCTTCTCACTTACGAATTTGTAAAACAAAA GTACCTAGACTACAGACGAGTACCCAACAGCAACCCTCCTGAGTATGAGTTCCTCTGGGGCCTCCGATCCTACCATGAGACTAGCAAGATGAAAGTGCTACGATTCATTGCAGAG GTTCAGAAGAGAGACCCTCGTGACTGGACTGCACAGTTCATGGAGGCCGCAGATGAGGCCTTGGATGCTTTGGATGCTGCTGCAGCCGAGGCTGAGGCACGGGCTGAGGCGAGAACCCGCATGGGGATTGGAGATGAGGCCGTATCTGGGCCCTGGAGCTGGGATGACATTGAGTTTGAGCTGCTGACGTGGGATGAGGAAGGAGATTTTggagatccctggtccagaatcCCATTTACCTTCTGGGCCAGATACCACCAGAATGCTCGCTCCAGATTTCCTCAGACCTTTGCCGGCCCCATTATTGGCCCTGGTGGTACAGCCAGTGCCAACTTTGCTGCCAACTTTGGTGCCATCGGTTTCTTCTGGGTTGAGTGA